A genomic stretch from Setaria italica strain Yugu1 chromosome VII, Setaria_italica_v2.0, whole genome shotgun sequence includes:
- the LOC101764259 gene encoding uncharacterized protein LOC101764259 has translation MERAVPVRKPHTSTADLLTWSATGPDAPAGASPAASSRPSLKPAAGITPAMFGAPVSEQEAEDLSKSERKFCSGSKLKEMSGSGIFAEKGENGDSEDSKSANKTSLRMYQQTVTGISQISFSADGSLSPKKPSSIPEVAKQRELSGTLEDADSKTNKQLSEAKTKELSGSDIFGPPPEIPARPLAARNMELQGNVDFSLPQRSVHTSVKVSNPAGGPSNISFSEEPVVKTAKKIHNQKFQELTGNNIFKEEAPASAEKSLSSAKLKEMSGSDIFADGTPAPREYLGGVRKPPGGESSIALI, from the exons ATGGAGAGGGCGGTGCCGGTGCGGAAGCCGCACACCTCCACGGCCGACCTGCTCACCTGGTCGGCCACGGGCCCCGACGCGCCCGCCGGggcctcgcccgccgcctcctcccgccccAGCCTCAAG CCGGCCGCGGGGATCACGCCGGCGATGTTCGGCGCACCGGTGAGCGAGCAGGAGGCCGAGGATCTGAGCAAGAG TGAAAGGAAATTTTGTTCTGGTTCGAAGTTGAAAGAAATGAGTGGGAGTGGCATCTTTGCTGAAAAGGGTGAAAATGGTGATTCAGAGGATTCAAAATCTGCTAACAAAACTTCCTTGAGGATGTACCAG CAAACTGTGACTGGAATAAGCCAGATCTCATTTAGTGCTGATGGAAGTCTTTCACCAAAGAAGCCATCATCGATACCTGAGGTGGCTAAGCAGCGAGAGCTTAGTGGTACTCTGGAAGATGCTGATTCTAAAACCAATAAGCAGCTTTCTGAAGCCAAGACCAAAGAGCTTAGTGGGAGTGACATCTTTGGTCCGCCTCCTGAGATTCCTGCCAGGCCATTGGCTGCTCGTAACATGGAGCTACAAGGAAATGTGGACTTTTCACTTCCACAGCGAAGCGTCCACACATCGGTTAAAGTATCTAAT CCTGCTGGAGGACCAAGCAACATCTCATTCAGTGAAGAGCCTGTAGTGAAGACAGCAAAGAAAATCCACAATCAGAAGTTCCAGGAGCTGACAGGCAACAACATATTCAAGGAGGAAGCCCCTGCCTCGGCCGAGAAGTCTCTTAGCTCCGCGAAGCTGAAGGAGATGAGTGGCAGTGACATCTTCGCTGATGGGACGCCCGCTCCTCGAGAATACCTTGGTGGCGTCCGAAAGCCCCCTGGTGGTGAGAGCAGCATCGCACTGATCTAA
- the LOC101763861 gene encoding sugar transport protein MST1: MAGGGFAVAGGASSADYGGRVTFSVVVTCLMAASGGLIFGYDIGISGGVTAMESFLSAFFPGVLRRMAAARRDQYCVYDSHALTAFTSSLYLAGLAASLVASRVTRAVGRQAVMLAGGALFFAGAAVNAAAVNIAMLIVGRMLLGFGIGFTNQAAPVYLAETAPPKWRGAFTTGFQLFLSIGNLAANLVNYGTSRIPTWGWRLSLGLAAAPAAVILAGALLIPDTPSSLIVRGRVEEARAALRRVRGPKADVDRELEDVARAVAAARAHEDGAFRRILRREHRHHLAMAVAIPLFQQLTGVIVIAFFSPVLFQTAGFGSNGALMGAVILGAVNLGSTLVSTVTVDRYGRRPLFLTGGFVMIICQVAVAWIMGSQIGGDGGSVMARPYSLAVLALTCVFSASFGWSWGPLTWVIPGEIFPVEIRSAGQGISVAVNLGATFLLTQTFLSMLCALKYATFIYYAAWVAVMTTFVVAFLPETKGVPLEGMGAVWERHWYWGRFVQPPVKVADEEP, from the exons ATGGCCGGGGGTGGGTTCGCCGTGGCCGGTGGCGCGTCGTCCGCCGACTATGGCGGCCGCGTGACCTTCTCCGTTGTCGTCACCTGCCTCATGGCGGCGTCCGGCGGCCTCATCTTCGGCTACGACATCGGCATCTCGGGGGGCGTCACGGCGATGGAGTCGTTCCTGTCCGCCTTCTTCCCGGGGGTGCTGCGCCGGATGGCCGCCGCGCGGCGGGACCAGTACTGCGTCTACGACAGCCATGCCCTCACGGCGTTCACCTCGTCGCTCTACCTGGCCGGGCTGGCCGCGTCGCTCGTCGCCAGCCGCGTCACCAGGGCGGTCGGGAGGCAGGCCGtcatgctcgccggcggcgcgctcttcttcgccggcgccgccgtcaacGCCGCCGCGGTCAACATCGCCATGCTCATCGTTGGCCGCATGCTGCTCGGCTTCGGTATCGGCTTCACCAACCAG GCGGCGCCGGTGTACCTGGCGGAGACGGCGCCGCCCAAGTGGCGTGGCGCCTTCACGACGGGGTTCCAGCTCTTCCTCAGCATCGGCAACCTGGCGGCGAACCTCGTCAACTACGGCACCTCGCGCATCCCCACGTGGGGGTGGCGCCTCTCGCTCGGCCTGgccgcggcgcccgccgccgtcatccTCGCCGGGGCGCTGCTCATCCCGGACACCCCCAGCAGCCTCATCGTCCGCGGCCGCGTGGAGGAGGCCCGCGCCGCGCTCCGCCGCGTCAGGGGCCCCAAGGCCGACGTGGACCGCGAGCTCGAGGACGTGGCccgcgccgtcgcggcggcgcgcgcccacGAGGACGGCGCGTTCCGGAGGATCCTCCGGCGGGAGCACCGGCACCACCTGGCGATGGCCGTGGCGATCCCGCTCTTCCAGCAGCTCACGGGGGTCATCGTCATCGCCTTCTTCTCCCCCGTGCTGTTCCAGACGGCTGGGTTTGGCAGCAACGGCGCGCTGATGGGCGCCGTCATCCTTGGCGCCGTGAACCTCGGCTCCACGCTCGTGTCCACCGTCACCGTCGACCGGTACGGCCGCAGGCCGCTGTTCCTGACCGGCGGGTTCGTCATGATCATCTGCCAGGTCGCGGTGGCGTGGATCATGGGCTCGCAGAtcggcggggacggcgggtCCGTGATGGCGAGGCCGTACTCGCTCGCGGTGCTGGCGCTGACGTGCGTGTTCTCGGCGTCGTTCGGGTGGTCGTGGGGCCCGCTGACGTGGGTGATCCCCGGCGAGATATTCCCCGTGGAGATCCGGTCGGCGGGGCAGGGCATCAGCGTGGCCGTCAACCTCGGCGCCACGTTCCTGCTCACGCAGACGTTCCTCTCCATGCTGTGCGCGCTCAAGTACGCCACCTTCATCTACTACGCGGCCTGGGTCGCCGTCATGACCACCTTCGTGGTGGCGTTCCTGCCGGAGACCAAGGGGGTGCCGCTCGAGGGCATGGGCGCCGTCTGGGAGCGCCACTGGTACTGGGGACGGTTCGTGCAGCCGCCGGTGAAGGTTGCTGACGAGGAACCCTGA